The genome window CCATATATAACACAAAAATATGGAGAGTCCATGCTCGAACTCGTAGCGTGATTCACAACTGAACCATATAGTTCTTTGTCAGAAGATCAGATATACTAAAATGGAATGAAATAACAGCAGTGGTACGCATGAGCTTGTCCCTATTCATTGATGGCGTTATCAGAAAGGAAGAAGCAACGCATGAGCCAAACTACGAATATCATGGGCATTCCATTTCCTAATCTCACCATGGAGCAGACCGTCAACATTCTAGGCGATGTTGTAGATCAGCACAGCTCAGAACTCTTTCATGTCATTACGGGAAACCCGGAAATCGTCATGTCCTGTCAAAAGAACCAAACACTCCGTGCGGTCGTGGATCAAGCTGGATTAGTAACTGCTGACGGGGCAGGCATCGTGATGGTCTCACGCTTCCGAGGCGGACAATTGACCGAGCGGGTAACCGGCTGCGATCTTTTATTTCGCTTATTGGAAGAGGGAAACCGGAAACGATGGTCCTTTTATATGCTTGGAGCAGAGGAAGCTGTCAGTAAACGGGCAGTGGAAGTCATTGAGGAGAATTATCCAGGTGTTATCGTTAGCGGCAGGCACCACGGTTTTTTCTCAACAGATGAGGAGCGACAGATTGTGGCGGACATTCGCGATGCACAACCAGACTTTCTCATTGTCGCGCTCGGAGCACCGAATGCTGAGCACTGGATTGATAAACACCGCCATCTGCTGAACGCTCGTGTAGCCATTGGTGTCGGAGGAAGCCTGGATATTGTCGCAGGCAAAACCAAACGTGCCCCGGTCCTGTGGCAAAAGCTAAACCTGGAATGGTTGTATCGACTGCTCAGCCAACCCTCAAGATGGCGAAGACAGCTTATCTTGCCGCGTTTTGCTGTTCGAGCGCTGCTATTCCGGGAGCAGAAGTGACGGAATAACATCTATACTTTTCTACGCTTGCAAACACAGGGGTAGACACATCTATCCAGAGGGGATGAACAAAATGGAATCTACAACTCGTATCAGCAGACCCAGCATGGGCCTGCTTAATCTGGATGAAGGCAACAAAAGATATCAGCTGACCCGTCACGCTCCTTCGGAAGCGCTCAGTCCTTTTGTTAAACATTTCTGGATGGTATCGTGGGATCTTGCAGGTCTTGACTCCTATCCACAGCATGTGGTGCCCAATCCCTGTGTTAATCTGGTCGTGGAGCGGGGCAACACGTTTTTCTTCGGTCCTTCTGGACGAAAATTCTCCTATCATATTCGTGGAAAGGGGCAAGTGTTTGGTGTAAAGTTCCGACCGGGAGGATTCTATCCATTCGTACGCCTCCCTGTCTCATCATTGTGTGAACAACCGTTGGAAGTTTCCAGTGTGCTTGACGTCAGCGCAGCATCATTGGAAGAGCAGCTGCTCACAGATGGCAGTGATGCCGATAAGATTAATTACATGGATCAGCTTCTATGTGCACATCTTCCAGCTGAGGATGCCCAAGCAAGGCTGGTTCACGATATCGTGCAGCAAATTGAACTGGACCGGGAACTGTTGAGGGTGGATGATCTGTCGTCTTTTTGGAACATTCATACACGAAAACTCCAGCGCCTGTTCAATCAGTATGTGGGGATCAGTCCCAAAACCGTGATCAAGCTGTATCGATTGCAAAATGCAGCCGATCTGATTGACCGCGGTCTTCACTGCGATCTGGTTAAGCTAGCTCAGGACCTCGGATACCATGATCAGTCCCATTTCATCAAGGACTTTAAATCGATTATTGGGAGTACGCCCGAAGAATACGTCAACTCACGAAAAAACCTGCCCCCAAATATCAGGACAGGCCTTTAACTTCAATGGTATCACCAGTATGGATTACTCCTTCCCGTTCAACTGAGCAGACGATACCGCGTTTTTTGCGGGCGGCTGGCACGAATTTTTTGCGCAAACCATCCTGTTTGTAAACTTGCTCAATCATTTTCCCCGGGTGAACGCAAGGAAGATTCTCCCCTTCACATATCAAACCCGTCCCGTCTGGGAACAGAAGCCGCGTTCCGGCAGGCAGCTCGGTCAATCGGTCAATGCCTCGGACCAGCATATTGGCACCCAGCCACTCCGGACGCACTTCGGGAATATTCATTAGCTCTGCGATGAGAGCACATTCCTCCTCCGACACAATACTGATCTGCCGACGATTGGCAATCGGTGTGCCTCGCTTGTATATCTTCTGTCTGGAGTCTGCTGGACGCAGCAGACCGTAATGACGGTCTCCGGGTATTCCGGCGAGTTCGACATCAATTAAAGGCACTGGCCGTGTAACAAATGTCGATGGATCGTCAGCAAGCAGCACGAATTGAACGGTTCCCATGCCAATCCCCTCCTTTCCATGAGCAATTCATTTCCTCGTAATACATTATTACCTAACGAGGGGGCTTCAGCAATCGGCATTTGTTGATCTTGGAAATCCCCTCGCTCTGAGCCCCTCTTCACGTGAGATCCGCTGACTTGCTTCCCTTAGTAGGTAACACCGGCAACAAAATGAACGCACCTGCCAGAAAAAGTACGCCACTCACGCTAAATACCGTCATTAAGTTCAATTGGTTCATTAAGTAACCTGCAAACGACATGCTAATGACCATCATACCCATAAATACCGGGGTAACCGCTCCTCCAACACGGCCAATAAAGGTCGTATCCGTATTGCGCATAATCATCGTCTGAATGCCTACATGAATCCAAGGGTAAAAGAAACCATTTATCACCTGTGCCGTCATGGTTAGCAGAATGTTAGTGGACCAGCCCATCATGATTGTTCCTAGCGCACTGATCAGTAATCCCGCAGCCAGAAGAACTTGGGGCTGAAGTTTTTTGGCCGCACTCATGATGATTCCACCCCCGACCAGCATGGCTGCACCATTAACCATGAGCAACCATTGTAGAAACGTTTTGTCCTGACCCAGATTATCAATGGCAACAAAGAGCATTAACGGTTGTATCAATCCTGCAGCCACCCCCGATACCGCAAAAGTCATGACCAGGGTCCGCAGGGCAGCATTGGCATACACATATCGAAATCCCTCAGCCAGTTCTTGACGAAAGGATCCCCGAATGCCTTTACCTACAGTCGCCACTTCATCCCTAGGTAACCGCGAAAGAACCAATCCTGATGTCAAAAACATCACGGCCGTAAGAATAAGAGACACTTCGATCCCGTAGTTCTGATAGATGATCGTTCCGATCATGGGGCCAATCACCATAAAGACAGCAACCATCGTTTGAAACATGGCCATCACTCCCTGCAATTCCTCACCCGGGACATGCTGCTTAAACAGCTTCATTGCAGAAGGCTGTGAGAATTGGGAGAAAACTGCTGAAATCAAGGTACCCAGCAATACCGAGTACCAGGGCCCAAACATCAAGGCAACCAGCACAACTACTGCAGACAGCGAGGAGAGCACATCACACCACACCATGGTACGTTTGGGCCTCCAGCGATCAGCGAACGTTCCTCCAATAATGGCAAAAACAAAGATGGGCGCATACTCCGCCACGGAAATCCATGATACGGCCTGCGGATCATTGTTGGTCAGATCAGTCACATACAAAAGTATGGCAAAATTGCGTATCCAGATCCCCAATTGCAGAAGAACCCGCGAAATGACTACCGTCCGTACATACCGATTACGAAACAACTCGAACTCCTCCTTTGAATGAAATAAACAAATTATTATATTTTATGTCTATTTATTTATAGATAATATATATTATTGTCTATAAATAATCAATGATTTGTTTCATCTACTTTCCCGGTCAAATTTATTTTAAACAATTTGTTTGCGCCAAATTAATTTCGATCTTTTCGTTCTTCATGCAAACATTTATACTGAGTAGACAATAAAACTACATTTAAGAAAGCTAGGTGTTTCCATTGATTAGTGCAATTTTTGTGGCTCTGGTAGCCATTGAACATCTCTATATTCTGGTAATGGAGATGTTTATGTGGACTCGTCCACGTACAATGAAAACCTTCGGTCTCACACCTGAATTTGCAGAATCGACCAAGTCTCTGGCGGCTAACCAGGGGCTGTACAACGGTTTTCTCGCAGCAGGACTGATCTGGGGATTGGTGTATCCGGACACGGTCGTTGGTGGGCACATTCAGATCTTCTTTTTGGCTTGTGTAATCATCGCAGCCTTATATGGAGGAGCGACAGCTTCCCGGTCTATTATCATCAAACAAGGCTTGCCAGCGATTATCGCATTGCTCCTGGTCCTTTTCCTCTAATCACCTCATGATTGGGTACGCACTGCCCTTATTCATTACAAGCCAAAGTATGGTATGGTAAGGTAATAATGGCATCCGTTATGCCGATCACCGTGATCGATTTGGAAAGGAGAACGTCTCATGGGACTGTTTGACAAGCTTCGGCGCCGCAAAAAAGAACCTGTGTCCGCAGGCGGAGCCGTGGAATCTTCTACACATAGTGAAACCATTGTTGGTTTTGTCCTTTTGGAACAGGATGACTGTGATTTTAACCATTTCATCCGCACGATGAAGAAGGATTGGGATATTGATATCGAAGAAAATTCGGAAGAGGGCAACCTTTTCTTTGAAGTAGATGGAATGCAGGTGGTGTGCGCCCATATCAGTGCTCCTGTACCTGACCGGGAAGTAGAGGAGAACGCCAAATTAAATATATTGTGGCGCGAAGCGGAACAGGTTACTTCCAGGCATCAGTCACAGATTATCGTTTCTGTACTGAACGCACCGGGTGCTATCCAGGGACATATTTTATTCACCAAGACAGCAAGTGCCCTGCTGCAGCTTGACCATGCACTCGCCATATATTTGGCGCCACTTGTTGTTGAGGCACGTCAGTATGTAGAGACAAGTCATAGTCTGAAGCAGGACAAGCTGCCTGTTTCCCTTTGGATTTTTATCGGTATGTATCAGAATGCGGAAGGCGCCTCAGCTTATACGCATGGGTTACGTAACTTCGGAAAAGAAGAGATCGAGATCATACATTCAGCCAACCCGTTAAGTGATGTATTTGAAATGATGTTTATGACCATGACCTATGTGGTTGAAAATGACGTGACTTTGCACGATGGAGAGACTCTCGGGTTTACAGCTGAGCATAAGCTGCCGATTACCCGTTCCAAGGGAGTAGCTACAGAAGGCTGTAGTCTGAAAATCGGGTTTTAGTTAAACGTGTAGTAATGTGATAAGTAACTTCCAATAGGGGACCAAGTTCAACATACTCCTAATTGTTTCCAAAAATAATAAGAGCCATCCAGTACGCTTAAGCTGGGCGGCTCTCTTTTTATGGAAGTGACTGCTCACTTTCAATTTCGATTCCCTAAAATTAACTCCGCTAGCCTAAAAATAGGCCATGAGTATTGCATAATCTCGAAAATTTGTTTTGATCTCTGCTTTTCGGGTATAATTTATTAGGTCAATAGACTCATATATTACATATATTTTATTCGAGGGAGTTGCCTGTATCTCTGTACGACGTTTGGATTCAAAGGAACCTATTATTGAAATAATCTGGGATGGCATGGTTTCCCCTGAAGAAGTAGAACAAACGAATCGGGAAATTCAACATATTGCGCAGCAATTGGATAATTCGTTTGATGTACTGGTGGACATGCGAAACATGAAAGCTTTCTCCCAGGAAACCAAAGAGAAAATTGTGGAGCATCAAAAGCTGCTCACGGAGTGGGGTATGAAACGTGCTAGTGTAGCGGTCGGCAGTGCCATTGCGAAGATGCAGCTGAATCGAATCTCCAAGGAATCTGAGCATCAGACAGAATACCAGTGGGAGACTTATGATGAAGCACTAGTATTTTTGACGAAATAAGAGAAGCGTTCCCTTAAGGGAACGCTTTTTTAAATGTTCTCATGTAGGCTCTCTTCGTACTCAGAGGACTGGATGAAGCGGACATAACATGGTAACCGATGTTCCGCACATCCCAAACTCCTCGAATCCAAAACGTCGATAAAGTCGGATGGCTGCATTCTCCGGGTCTACGCTGAGCGACACTGCGTCAATCCCCCTCTGCCGAGCTTCTTCCAATGCCGCTTGCATCAGAAGAGTACCCACTCCCTTTCCCCGTGCTTCCTCAATGACTGCCATGCCCATCTCTGGGGTAGCAGCATTCACGTAACCATACCCGGCATTCTGCTCATGATAGAAACGTAAGGTGATCGAACCCAGTCTCCTGCCCAGTGTATCTACCACGATATATCCAAAATCCCCTTCTCTTCCCCAGCCTTCCACGTACTTGGACAGTTCCGGATTATGGACAATCTCAGGTTCAAAAGGTTCATCACTACCCTGTGTATGCAGGGAAGCGTATAACATCTCCCACAGGAACGGAACATCTTCCGTCTCTATAGGACGCACATGGTACTCGTTCATGATTCTTCCTCCTTTATGCCGGCAAAGAGGCGCTCCATCTTGTACCAATTCATATCTTGCGAGACCTTGTACTCCTGAAGTTTATCTCGCGTATCATTACCGTTATAGATCGTCATTGAATGTTTGTTATACAAGGTAATTCCAAAACCATGGATTTCCCGTTCCTCTTTGTTAATCATAAGACGCCACTCATAATAATAAGGAGATTCCCTTTCTGTATCCCTCTGTTTAATCTTCTTTAGTTCAATGTCCTTATAATCCTTAAGAATGTCCTGAATTTCCTCTGCATCCTTGATGATCACTTCCTCCCTGTCACCTGATGTGCTGGAAAATCTCGTAATTTCTAACCGGTCGAATTTGTCCAGCATGGTCATATGATCCGTAACCTCTGCCCGAAACGTGGTATGTTGTTGAGATATGTATACAGGTATCGCTGTAGCTACTAAAGCAAGTAAAATCACGATACCAAGAATCAGCTTTCTTTTTCTATTCATAAATCAACCTCCTCTCGTTAACCTATATGCACCTAAATCAATCTATAGTTGGATAAATCCTGATCCGCTAAAATGTTTTGGATCCTTTGTTCTTTGCTGCTCGGCTTTCCATTCTACTTCGCTCTCTTGGCGTTCCACGTATCCATTAAAACTAATCTGTAATCGAGAGCGATCCTGCAACGTGCTCACAACGAAATTTTGTACAAGTTTTATAGAACTGCTAGAATCATGAGAAGACAGATAACCGGTATTCTCATACACCTCGCGGAACTCTTTTCGTATCGTTTCACCATCACTGACTTCTTGTACCTGTACCAGAACGCCTGCCTGTGCCAACATTTCTTCTCCCAAGTCTATATTGACCGCGTACTCTGCCTCATAGATCTCCATGTTATGTGGAGGTATTTGTTGCTCTGTGAGATTTACTCTATCATGCTCTTGATCCTGACTCATGGGTTCCTTCGGTGCTCTCCCACCCGTCAGCTCGGTATATCTCGCCTGAAACTGTTCAGGAGATAATTTTGTGACTTCCCAGTCCATAACGTTAGTTTGAAAAGGATCCCGTGTGAGGAATTCAACTGGTGACTCGGTAGGAATACCCTTCTGACCAGGAGAAAAACCGAGCAGCAATAAGCCTATTACGAAACATATGGATGCAGCAAAGCCCCACCTTTTAATAAAATCACCCATCCTTCTATCCTAATATCGTATAAAAAATGGATATCACATGCCCTTTTTATTATACCATTTCATCCATATATTGTTCTATATCAACACATCCATCCAAACCAACCTATTGAATATTACAGATACCCTATGAAAAATCAGCCCACCTATTCGGGTTCAGAAGGATCACGCCATACTTTAAAATGCAGTCTAGTCCTGCCATCCAGGCATAACAAGCCGCATTCATCCTCCCTACGAGGTTGAATGCGGCTTGTTTGTTTGGTTCTGAAATGATCGAATGCTGGATCCTGAATTGCTGGATCAAGATTCATTGGGAGCATCCCCCGTTGACTCTCTGATCACCAACTCGGGTTTCAGAACCATTTTCTGCGGTGGTTTACGCTCATCCTTCAGCTCATCGATCAACAGGTCCACAGCACGGCGCCCCAAATCCTCAATAGGCTGGGCAACTGTTGTGAGCGGTGGATTGGTTACGGATGCGAGAATGGTATTGTCGAATCCGATGATGGATACATCTTCAGGTACTCGCAAGCCAAGCTCCT of Paenibacillus pabuli contains these proteins:
- a CDS encoding WecB/TagA/CpsF family glycosyltransferase gives rise to the protein MSQTTNIMGIPFPNLTMEQTVNILGDVVDQHSSELFHVITGNPEIVMSCQKNQTLRAVVDQAGLVTADGAGIVMVSRFRGGQLTERVTGCDLLFRLLEEGNRKRWSFYMLGAEEAVSKRAVEVIEENYPGVIVSGRHHGFFSTDEERQIVADIRDAQPDFLIVALGAPNAEHWIDKHRHLLNARVAIGVGGSLDIVAGKTKRAPVLWQKLNLEWLYRLLSQPSRWRRQLILPRFAVRALLFREQK
- a CDS encoding helix-turn-helix domain-containing protein, which codes for MESTTRISRPSMGLLNLDEGNKRYQLTRHAPSEALSPFVKHFWMVSWDLAGLDSYPQHVVPNPCVNLVVERGNTFFFGPSGRKFSYHIRGKGQVFGVKFRPGGFYPFVRLPVSSLCEQPLEVSSVLDVSAASLEEQLLTDGSDADKINYMDQLLCAHLPAEDAQARLVHDIVQQIELDRELLRVDDLSSFWNIHTRKLQRLFNQYVGISPKTVIKLYRLQNAADLIDRGLHCDLVKLAQDLGYHDQSHFIKDFKSIIGSTPEEYVNSRKNLPPNIRTGL
- a CDS encoding MOSC domain-containing protein; protein product: MGTVQFVLLADDPSTFVTRPVPLIDVELAGIPGDRHYGLLRPADSRQKIYKRGTPIANRRQISIVSEEECALIAELMNIPEVRPEWLGANMLVRGIDRLTELPAGTRLLFPDGTGLICEGENLPCVHPGKMIEQVYKQDGLRKKFVPAARKKRGIVCSVEREGVIHTGDTIEVKGLS
- a CDS encoding MFS transporter; protein product: MFRNRYVRTVVISRVLLQLGIWIRNFAILLYVTDLTNNDPQAVSWISVAEYAPIFVFAIIGGTFADRWRPKRTMVWCDVLSSLSAVVVLVALMFGPWYSVLLGTLISAVFSQFSQPSAMKLFKQHVPGEELQGVMAMFQTMVAVFMVIGPMIGTIIYQNYGIEVSLILTAVMFLTSGLVLSRLPRDEVATVGKGIRGSFRQELAEGFRYVYANAALRTLVMTFAVSGVAAGLIQPLMLFVAIDNLGQDKTFLQWLLMVNGAAMLVGGGIIMSAAKKLQPQVLLAAGLLISALGTIMMGWSTNILLTMTAQVINGFFYPWIHVGIQTMIMRNTDTTFIGRVGGAVTPVFMGMMVISMSFAGYLMNQLNLMTVFSVSGVLFLAGAFILLPVLPTKGSKSADLT
- a CDS encoding DUF1304 domain-containing protein, giving the protein MISAIFVALVAIEHLYILVMEMFMWTRPRTMKTFGLTPEFAESTKSLAANQGLYNGFLAAGLIWGLVYPDTVVGGHIQIFFLACVIIAALYGGATASRSIIIKQGLPAIIALLLVLFL
- a CDS encoding DUF4261 domain-containing protein, whose product is MGLFDKLRRRKKEPVSAGGAVESSTHSETIVGFVLLEQDDCDFNHFIRTMKKDWDIDIEENSEEGNLFFEVDGMQVVCAHISAPVPDREVEENAKLNILWREAEQVTSRHQSQIIVSVLNAPGAIQGHILFTKTASALLQLDHALAIYLAPLVVEARQYVETSHSLKQDKLPVSLWIFIGMYQNAEGASAYTHGLRNFGKEEIEIIHSANPLSDVFEMMFMTMTYVVENDVTLHDGETLGFTAEHKLPITRSKGVATEGCSLKIGF
- a CDS encoding GNAT family N-acetyltransferase; this translates as MNEYHVRPIETEDVPFLWEMLYASLHTQGSDEPFEPEIVHNPELSKYVEGWGREGDFGYIVVDTLGRRLGSITLRFYHEQNAGYGYVNAATPEMGMAVIEEARGKGVGTLLMQAALEEARQRGIDAVSLSVDPENAAIRLYRRFGFEEFGMCGTSVTMLCPLHPVL